One window of Klebsiella quasivariicola genomic DNA carries:
- a CDS encoding glycoside hydrolase family 1 protein, translating to MQQYQFPQGFLWGAAASGPQTEGVANKRHRSIWDSWFAEQPERFYQQVGPQTVCDTYHQYPQDVALMKQTGFNSFRTSIQWSRLIADLETGAPDPDAVRFYHAYLDEMIANGIEPMINLYHFDMPEALQKQYGGFESAHVAELFARFARTAFSLFGHKVKYWITFNEPIVPVEGGYLYDFHYPCKKDGRLAAKVAFNIMLAHAKAVTAYRELALAGEIGVVLNLTPSYTLTDSEADKRAAGYADLLFNRSFLDPLVKHEFPKALCEILAAHDCLPTTSKDDVALILSADIDFLGVNYYVPRRVKAREGNYDLDYFTPEYYFENAVNPQGRFNPYRDNNEILPQAIYDIAANIRDNYGNIKWYLAEIGIAMDRQAEGEPGADGVIDDTFRIQLMEEHLVQLHRAIADGANCFGVHQWTFIDNWSWINAFKRRYGFWRLDLETGERQIKRNALWFAQLAAANGFSCDK from the coding sequence ATGCAGCAGTATCAGTTTCCGCAAGGGTTTCTGTGGGGGGCGGCGGCGTCTGGCCCGCAAACGGAAGGGGTCGCCAATAAGCGCCATCGTTCCATCTGGGACAGCTGGTTTGCCGAACAGCCTGAGAGATTTTATCAACAGGTAGGGCCGCAAACCGTATGTGATACTTATCATCAGTATCCGCAGGATGTGGCGCTGATGAAACAGACCGGCTTCAACTCGTTTCGCACCTCAATTCAATGGTCACGACTGATCGCTGATTTGGAAACCGGCGCGCCGGACCCGGACGCGGTGCGTTTTTATCACGCTTATCTCGATGAAATGATCGCCAACGGCATTGAGCCGATGATCAATCTCTACCATTTTGATATGCCGGAAGCGCTGCAGAAGCAGTACGGCGGCTTTGAATCAGCGCACGTGGCCGAGCTGTTTGCCCGCTTTGCCCGCACCGCCTTTAGCCTGTTTGGCCATAAGGTTAAATACTGGATCACCTTCAACGAACCGATTGTACCCGTTGAGGGAGGCTACCTGTACGACTTCCACTATCCGTGTAAGAAAGATGGCCGGCTGGCGGCGAAGGTGGCGTTTAATATTATGCTGGCGCACGCCAAAGCGGTAACGGCTTATCGTGAACTGGCGCTGGCGGGCGAGATCGGCGTGGTGCTCAACCTGACCCCGAGCTATACCCTTACCGACAGCGAGGCGGATAAAAGAGCCGCCGGGTATGCCGACCTGCTTTTTAACCGCAGCTTCCTTGACCCGCTGGTAAAACATGAATTCCCCAAAGCGCTGTGCGAGATCCTCGCCGCCCACGACTGCCTGCCGACGACCAGCAAAGACGACGTGGCGTTGATCCTCAGCGCGGATATCGATTTTTTAGGGGTGAACTATTACGTGCCGCGGCGGGTAAAAGCGCGTGAGGGCAACTATGACCTCGATTATTTCACCCCGGAATACTATTTCGAAAACGCGGTAAACCCGCAGGGCCGCTTTAATCCCTATCGTGATAACAACGAGATCCTGCCGCAGGCGATCTATGATATTGCCGCCAATATTCGCGATAACTACGGCAATATTAAGTGGTATCTCGCAGAAATTGGTATTGCGATGGATCGGCAAGCAGAGGGTGAGCCGGGAGCGGATGGGGTGATAGACGATACTTTCCGCATCCAGCTGATGGAGGAGCATCTGGTGCAGCTGCATCGGGCGATAGCCGACGGCGCGAACTGCTTTGGCGTACACCAGTGGACGTTTATCGACAACTGGTCGTGGATCAATGCCTTTAAACGGCGCTACGGCTTCTGGCGACTGGATCTGGAGACCGGCGAGCGGCAGATAAAACGCAATGCGCTGTGGTTTGCGCAGCTGGCCGCCGCTAACGGATTCAGCTGCGATAAATAG
- the flhA gene encoding formate hydrogenlyase transcriptional activator FlhA, giving the protein MSYTPMSDLGQQGLFDITRLLLQQPDLAALSETLTRLVQQSALADEAAIILWNAGNHRAARYACDEAGHPVSYEDETVLAHGPVRRLLSRPDALHCDHETFADTWPQLIRSGLYRPFGYYCLLPLAADGRIFGGCEFLRHDNRPWSEKEFQRLHTFTQIVAVVTEQIQNRVSNNVDYDLLCHERDNFRILVAITNAVLSRLDIDELVSEVAKEIHRYFRIDAISVVLRSDRKGKLNIYSTHYLDASHPVHDQSEVDEAGTLTERVFKSKEMLLLNLHEHDTLAPYEKMLFEMWGNKIQTLCLLPLMSGNTLLGVLKLAQCDEQVFTTTNLKLLRQIAERVSIAIDNALAYREIQRLKERLVDENLALTEQLNNVESEFGEIIGRSEAMNNVLKQVEMVAHSDSTVLILGETGTGKELIARAIHNLSGRNGRRMVKMNCAAMPAGLLESDLFGHERGAFTGASAQRIGRFELADKSSLFLDEVGDMPLELQPKLLRVLQEQEFERLGSNKLIQTDVRLIAATNRDLKQMVIDREFRSDLYYRLNVFPIHLPPLRERPDDIPLLVKAFTFKIARRMGRNIDSIPAETLRTLTRMEWPGNVRELENVIERAVLLTRGNVLQLSLPERDIVEAPRTPEVLPEEGEDEYQLIVRVLKESNGVVAGPKGAAQRLGLKRTTLLSRMKRLGINKDELA; this is encoded by the coding sequence ATGTCGTATACACCGATGAGCGATCTCGGCCAGCAGGGGCTGTTCGATATCACCCGGCTTTTATTACAGCAGCCCGATCTGGCCGCGCTAAGCGAAACCTTGACCCGCCTGGTGCAACAGTCCGCGCTGGCCGACGAGGCGGCCATTATCCTGTGGAACGCGGGTAATCACCGCGCGGCCAGGTACGCCTGCGATGAGGCCGGCCACCCGGTAAGCTACGAGGATGAAACCGTCCTGGCCCATGGCCCGGTGCGTCGCTTGCTCTCCCGGCCAGATGCGCTGCATTGCGATCATGAGACCTTTGCCGACACCTGGCCGCAGCTTATCCGCAGCGGACTGTATCGTCCGTTCGGGTACTACTGTCTGCTGCCGCTGGCGGCGGACGGGCGGATCTTCGGCGGTTGCGAATTTCTCCGCCACGACAACCGGCCGTGGAGCGAGAAAGAATTCCAGCGGCTGCACACCTTTACGCAGATTGTCGCCGTCGTCACCGAGCAGATTCAGAACCGGGTCAGCAACAACGTCGATTACGATCTACTGTGCCACGAGCGCGACAACTTCCGCATCCTGGTGGCCATCACCAACGCGGTGCTCTCGCGACTGGACATCGACGAGCTGGTCAGCGAGGTGGCGAAAGAGATCCATCGCTATTTCCGGATCGATGCCATCAGCGTGGTGCTGCGCAGCGACCGCAAAGGGAAGCTCAACATCTATTCCACCCATTATCTCGACGCCAGCCACCCGGTTCACGACCAGAGCGAGGTGGACGAAGCCGGCACCCTCACCGAGCGCGTGTTCAAAAGCAAAGAGATGCTGCTGCTCAACCTGCATGAGCATGACACCCTCGCGCCATACGAGAAAATGCTCTTCGAGATGTGGGGCAATAAGATCCAGACCCTGTGCCTGCTGCCGCTGATGTCCGGCAACACCCTGCTCGGGGTACTAAAGCTGGCGCAGTGCGACGAACAGGTCTTCACCACCACCAATCTCAAGCTGCTGCGACAGATCGCCGAGCGGGTGTCGATCGCTATCGATAACGCCCTCGCCTATCGCGAAATTCAGCGCCTGAAAGAGCGGCTGGTGGATGAGAACCTCGCGCTCACCGAGCAGCTGAATAATGTCGAAAGCGAATTCGGGGAGATCATCGGCCGCAGCGAAGCGATGAACAATGTGCTCAAGCAGGTCGAGATGGTCGCCCACAGCGACAGCACCGTGCTGATCCTCGGTGAAACCGGCACCGGCAAAGAGCTTATCGCCCGCGCTATCCACAACCTGAGCGGCCGCAACGGTCGGCGGATGGTGAAGATGAACTGCGCCGCGATGCCCGCCGGGCTGCTGGAGAGCGATCTGTTCGGCCACGAACGTGGCGCCTTCACCGGAGCCAGCGCCCAGCGTATCGGCCGCTTCGAGCTGGCGGACAAAAGCTCCCTGTTCCTTGATGAAGTGGGCGATATGCCGCTGGAGCTACAGCCCAAACTGCTGCGCGTTCTCCAGGAACAGGAGTTTGAACGCCTGGGAAGCAATAAGCTGATCCAGACCGACGTCCGGCTGATCGCCGCCACCAACCGCGATCTCAAGCAGATGGTTATCGACCGGGAATTCCGCAGCGATCTCTACTATCGGCTCAACGTGTTCCCGATCCACCTGCCGCCGCTGCGCGAGCGGCCGGACGATATCCCGCTGCTGGTGAAGGCCTTTACCTTCAAAATCGCCCGCCGCATGGGGCGCAATATCGACAGCATCCCGGCGGAAACCCTGCGCACCCTGACGCGTATGGAGTGGCCGGGCAACGTGCGCGAGCTGGAAAACGTCATCGAACGGGCGGTGTTACTGACCCGCGGCAACGTGCTGCAGCTCTCCCTGCCGGAGCGGGATATCGTGGAAGCCCCGCGGACGCCGGAGGTCCTGCCTGAGGAAGGTGAGGATGAATATCAGCTGATTGTCCGGGTGCTGAAAGAAAGCAATGGCGTGGTGGCCGGGCCGAAAGGCGCCGCCCAGCGGCTGGGGCTGAAGCGCACCACGCTCCTGTCGCGCATGAAGCGGCTGGGCATTAATAAAGACGAACTGGCGTAA
- the hypE gene encoding hydrogenase expression/formation protein HypE has translation MKSVQLAHGSGGQAMQQLIGDLFMQAFANPWLAEQEDQARLDLAALAAQGDRLAFSTDSYVIDPLFFPGGNIGKLAVCGTANDVAVSGAIPRYLSCGFILEEGLEMATLEAVVSSMAATAREAGIAIVTGDTKVVPRGAADKLFINTAGIGAIPAEVRWGTQQISAGDMLLVSGTLGDHGATILNLREQMGLDGALSSDCAVLTPLIQTLRPLSGVKALRDATRGGVNAVAHEFAAASGCGIELHEAALPVNDTVRGVCELLGLDALNFANEGKLVLAVARDEAENVLAHLRSHALGRDAAIIGEVVARPGVRSVGLYGVKRTLDLPHAEPLPRIC, from the coding sequence ATGAAAAGCGTCCAGTTAGCCCACGGTAGCGGCGGTCAGGCAATGCAGCAGCTGATCGGCGACCTGTTTATGCAGGCCTTCGCCAACCCCTGGCTGGCGGAGCAGGAGGATCAGGCGCGCCTCGATCTGGCGGCGCTCGCCGCCCAGGGGGATCGCCTCGCCTTCTCCACCGACAGCTACGTGATTGACCCGCTGTTTTTTCCCGGCGGCAATATCGGCAAGCTGGCCGTCTGCGGTACCGCCAACGATGTGGCGGTCAGCGGCGCCATTCCCCGCTACCTTTCCTGTGGATTTATTCTCGAAGAGGGGCTGGAGATGGCCACCCTGGAAGCGGTGGTCAGCAGTATGGCCGCCACCGCCCGCGAAGCGGGGATCGCCATCGTCACTGGCGACACCAAGGTGGTGCCGCGCGGCGCGGCGGATAAGCTGTTTATTAACACCGCCGGCATCGGCGCCATCCCGGCAGAGGTTCGCTGGGGGACGCAGCAGATTAGCGCCGGTGATATGCTGCTGGTCAGCGGCACGCTGGGGGATCATGGCGCCACCATCCTTAACCTGCGCGAGCAGATGGGACTCGACGGCGCGCTGTCCAGCGATTGCGCGGTGCTGACGCCGCTTATCCAGACCCTGCGGCCGCTGAGCGGGGTGAAAGCCCTGCGCGACGCCACCCGCGGCGGGGTTAACGCGGTCGCCCATGAGTTCGCCGCCGCCAGCGGCTGCGGCATTGAGCTGCATGAAGCGGCGCTGCCGGTCAACGACACGGTGCGCGGCGTCTGCGAGCTGCTTGGGCTGGACGCCCTGAACTTCGCCAATGAAGGCAAGCTGGTGCTCGCCGTCGCCCGCGACGAAGCGGAAAACGTGCTGGCGCATTTACGGTCTCACGCGTTAGGACGTGATGCGGCGATAATCGGCGAAGTGGTCGCCCGCCCGGGCGTACGTTCCGTCGGGCTATACGGCGTGAAGCGTACGCTCGATCTTCCCCACGCCGAACCGCTGCCGAGAATTTGTTAA
- the hypD gene encoding hydrogenase formation protein HypD encodes MRYVDEYRAPEQVMQLVAHLQQRAHLLPHTAERPLRIMEVCGGHTHAIFKFGLDQLLPENIEFIHGPGCPVCVLPMGRIDACIEIASRPGVIFCTFGDAMRVPGKNGSLLQAKSRGADVRIVYSPMDALRLAQQNPQREVVFFGLGFETTMPATALTLRQARERNVDNFYFFCQHITLLPTLRSLLDQPDNGIDAFLAPGHVSMVIGTEAYGFIASDYHRPLVVAGFEPLDLLQGAVMLVEQTIAQRSDVENQYRRVVPDEGNPLAQAAMADVFCLDGDSEWRGLGVISDSGVHLTPAYQRFDAEAHFRPAPQRVCDDPRARCGEVLTGRCKPHQCPLFASTCNPQSAFGALMVSSEGACAAWYQYRSQENEA; translated from the coding sequence ATGCGTTACGTAGATGAATACCGCGCCCCCGAGCAGGTCATGCAGCTGGTGGCGCATCTTCAGCAGCGTGCGCATCTGCTGCCGCACACCGCTGAGCGTCCGCTGCGCATCATGGAGGTCTGCGGCGGCCATACCCATGCCATTTTTAAATTCGGTCTCGACCAGCTGTTGCCGGAGAATATCGAATTTATTCACGGGCCAGGCTGCCCGGTGTGCGTCCTGCCGATGGGGCGCATCGATGCCTGCATTGAGATTGCCAGTCGTCCGGGGGTGATCTTCTGCACCTTCGGCGACGCCATGCGCGTGCCGGGTAAAAACGGCTCGCTGCTGCAGGCGAAATCTCGCGGCGCCGACGTCCGCATCGTTTACTCGCCGATGGACGCTCTGCGGCTGGCACAGCAAAACCCGCAGCGTGAGGTGGTCTTTTTCGGCCTTGGTTTCGAAACCACCATGCCCGCCACCGCCCTCACCCTGCGCCAGGCGCGGGAGCGCAACGTCGATAACTTCTACTTTTTCTGCCAGCACATCACCCTGCTGCCGACCCTGCGCAGCCTGCTGGATCAGCCGGACAACGGTATCGACGCCTTTCTCGCCCCCGGCCACGTCAGTATGGTGATCGGCACCGAGGCCTATGGCTTCATCGCCAGCGACTATCATCGGCCGTTAGTGGTCGCCGGTTTCGAACCGCTTGATCTACTGCAAGGCGCGGTGATGCTGGTTGAGCAGACAATAGCGCAGCGCAGCGACGTGGAAAATCAGTACCGTCGCGTGGTGCCGGATGAGGGTAACCCGCTGGCGCAGGCGGCGATGGCCGACGTCTTCTGCCTTGATGGCGACAGCGAATGGCGCGGCCTGGGAGTCATCAGTGACTCCGGCGTGCACCTCACGCCGGCTTATCAGCGCTTCGATGCCGAGGCCCATTTCCGCCCGGCGCCACAGCGCGTGTGCGACGATCCGCGCGCCCGCTGCGGCGAGGTGCTGACCGGCCGCTGTAAACCGCATCAGTGCCCGCTCTTCGCCAGCACCTGCAATCCGCAAAGCGCCTTTGGCGCGCTGATGGTCTCCTCTGAGGGGGCCTGCGCCGCCTGGTATCAATATCGCAGTCAGGAAAATGAAGCATGA
- a CDS encoding HypC/HybG/HupF family hydrogenase formation chaperone — protein sequence MCIGIPGQICAIDGVLAKVEVCGIQRDVDLTLVGAVDEQGQSRLGQWVLVHVGFAMSVINEAEARDTLDALQNMFDVEPDVGALLYGEER from the coding sequence ATGTGCATAGGCATTCCGGGACAAATATGTGCCATCGACGGCGTGCTGGCGAAAGTGGAAGTCTGCGGCATTCAGCGCGACGTCGACCTGACGCTGGTCGGCGCCGTTGACGAGCAGGGCCAGTCGCGCCTCGGGCAGTGGGTGCTGGTGCACGTGGGGTTCGCCATGAGCGTCATTAATGAAGCCGAAGCCCGCGACACCCTCGACGCGCTGCAAAATATGTTCGATGTGGAGCCGGACGTCGGCGCGCTGCTGTACGGCGAGGAGCGATGA
- the hypB gene encoding hydrogenase nickel incorporation protein HypB, with the protein MCTTCGCGEGNLYIEGDERNPHSAFRSAPFAPAPRQTMTITGVKTDHFAPTRTAEGDLHYGHGEAGTHAPGQSQRRMLEVEIDVLDKNNRLAARNRARFAAKQQLVLNLVSSPGSGKTTLLTETLTRLKGRADCAVIEGDQQTVNDAARIRATGTPAIQVNTGKGCHLDAQMIADAAPRLPLADRGILFIENVGNLVCPASFDLGERHKVAVLSVTEGEDKPLKYPHMFAAASLMLLNKVDLLPYLNFDVEKCLACAREVNPHIEIILVSATSGEGMDQWLTWLETQRCA; encoded by the coding sequence ATGTGTACGACATGCGGCTGTGGAGAAGGCAACCTCTATATAGAAGGAGACGAACGAAACCCGCATTCCGCGTTCCGCAGCGCCCCCTTCGCGCCCGCCCCACGCCAGACGATGACCATTACCGGTGTCAAAACCGACCACTTCGCCCCTACCCGCACGGCAGAAGGCGACCTGCATTATGGCCATGGCGAGGCTGGGACTCACGCCCCGGGGCAGAGCCAGCGGCGGATGCTGGAAGTGGAGATCGATGTGCTGGATAAAAATAACCGTCTGGCGGCACGCAATCGCGCGCGCTTTGCGGCAAAACAGCAATTGGTGCTGAATCTGGTTTCCAGCCCCGGCTCCGGTAAAACCACCCTGCTGACCGAAACCCTCACGCGACTGAAAGGACGCGCCGACTGCGCGGTGATTGAAGGCGATCAGCAAACGGTCAATGACGCCGCCCGCATTCGCGCCACCGGCACCCCGGCGATTCAGGTCAATACCGGGAAAGGCTGCCATCTCGACGCCCAGATGATCGCCGACGCCGCCCCGCGCCTGCCGCTGGCCGATCGCGGCATCCTGTTTATCGAAAACGTTGGCAACCTGGTCTGCCCGGCGAGCTTCGACCTTGGCGAGCGCCATAAAGTGGCGGTGCTGTCGGTCACCGAAGGTGAAGACAAGCCGCTGAAGTATCCGCATATGTTCGCCGCCGCCAGCCTGATGCTGCTCAACAAAGTTGATCTGCTGCCGTATCTCAATTTCGACGTTGAGAAGTGCCTGGCCTGCGCCCGCGAGGTCAATCCGCATATTGAAATTATTCTTGTCTCCGCCACCAGCGGCGAAGGCATGGACCAGTGGCTCACCTGGCTGGAGACGCAACGATGTGCATAG
- the hypA gene encoding hydrogenase maturation nickel metallochaperone HypA produces the protein MHEITLSQRALEIIEQQAQQAGARRVTGVWLKVGAFSCVEASALTFCFELVCRGTLAEGCELHIAEQQAECWCERCQQYVHLVSQHVRRCPHCNNDQLQIVADDGLQIQRLELE, from the coding sequence ATGCACGAAATCACCCTCAGCCAGCGGGCGCTGGAAATTATTGAACAACAGGCGCAGCAGGCCGGCGCGCGGCGGGTCACCGGCGTGTGGCTTAAAGTCGGCGCTTTTTCCTGCGTGGAAGCCAGCGCCCTCACCTTCTGCTTTGAGCTGGTCTGCCGCGGCACGCTGGCGGAGGGGTGCGAACTGCATATCGCCGAACAACAGGCTGAATGCTGGTGCGAACGCTGTCAGCAGTACGTCCATCTTGTCTCGCAGCACGTCCGCCGCTGCCCGCACTGCAATAACGACCAGCTGCAGATCGTGGCGGATGACGGCTTACAGATTCAGCGTTTAGAATTGGAGTAA
- the hycA gene encoding formate hydrogenlyase regulator HycA yields the protein MTIWEISEKADYIADRHRQQQEQWHIYCNSLVQGITLSKARLHHAMSCAPDKELCFVLFGHFQVFVALAEGFNSHTIEYYVENKNGGDKHLIAQATLAMDGTVDGRISNRSREQVLEHYLAIIATVYDRLYEAMEQDQPVDLSHLALTH from the coding sequence ATGACTATTTGGGAAATAAGTGAAAAGGCGGATTACATCGCCGACCGTCACCGGCAGCAGCAGGAGCAGTGGCATATCTACTGTAACTCGCTGGTTCAGGGGATCACCTTGTCGAAAGCGCGTCTGCATCACGCGATGAGCTGTGCGCCGGATAAAGAGCTGTGCTTCGTGCTGTTTGGCCATTTTCAGGTATTCGTCGCCCTCGCGGAAGGCTTCAACAGCCACACCATCGAGTACTACGTCGAAAACAAAAATGGCGGCGATAAGCATCTGATTGCTCAGGCTACGCTGGCGATGGATGGCACGGTCGATGGCCGCATCAGCAACCGCTCTCGCGAGCAGGTGCTGGAGCACTATCTGGCGATTATCGCCACCGTCTATGACCGTCTGTATGAGGCCATGGAACAAGACCAACCGGTGGATTTAAGCCATCTGGCGCTGACCCACTGA
- a CDS encoding 4Fe-4S dicluster domain-containing protein, producing MNRFVIADSTVCIGCRTCEAACSETHRQHGLQAMPRLQVMRNEKESAPQMCHHCEDAPCATVCPVNAIQRVDGAVQLNESLCVSCKLCGIACPFGAIEFSGSRPLDIPANANTRLAPPAPPAPARVSSLLDWVPGVRAIAVKCDLCHFDDQGPACVRTCPTNALLLVDSRDIAQASKRKRQLTFNTDLGDLSLFQAQQGERE from the coding sequence GTGAACCGTTTTGTAATCGCTGACTCCACTGTCTGTATCGGCTGCCGCACCTGCGAAGCCGCCTGCTCTGAGACGCATCGCCAGCACGGCCTGCAGGCTATGCCGCGGCTGCAGGTGATGCGTAATGAAAAAGAATCGGCACCGCAGATGTGCCACCACTGCGAAGATGCGCCTTGCGCCACCGTCTGCCCGGTTAACGCCATCCAGCGCGTCGATGGCGCGGTCCAGCTCAACGAGAGCCTGTGCGTAAGCTGCAAACTGTGCGGCATTGCCTGCCCGTTCGGCGCCATCGAATTTTCCGGCAGCCGCCCGCTGGATATTCCGGCGAATGCCAATACCCGGCTGGCCCCACCGGCGCCGCCAGCGCCGGCCCGCGTCAGCTCGCTGCTCGACTGGGTGCCGGGCGTACGCGCCATTGCCGTGAAATGCGACCTCTGCCACTTCGATGACCAGGGCCCGGCCTGCGTGCGGACCTGCCCGACCAACGCGCTGCTGTTGGTGGATAGCCGTGATATCGCCCAGGCCAGCAAGCGTAAACGCCAGCTGACCTTTAATACCGACCTTGGCGACTTGTCGCTGTTCCAGGCGCAACAGGGGGAGAGGGAATGA
- the hycC gene encoding formate hydrogenlyase subunit 3, protein MSVIGLVNQAVTWYAVSAVLALVFAMRKPLSGAIAGIGGAVASAMLVVAGGAALLMPDRIHGGMLQFLHLTMRVGGVNALWLLAIGLSALPVSLFNISWHRHPQVKVNGLLVNLLLAAATCAVVVTNIGSLVVMAEIMALCAAFLTGCAASGKLWFALGRLGTLLMAWTCWLVWSNYGTLELAQINLQAVDMMQNPLLWLPGLVGFALLAGAIPLHGWAPQAHAGASAPAAALFSTVVMKVGLYGMLTVSLAGGVPPLWWGVMLLVLGMITAFIGGLYALMEHNIQRLLAYHTLENIGIILLGLGAFVTGVATSNTTLMVLGFIGGMYHLINHSLFKTTLFLGAGAVWFRTGHRDIEKLGGIGKKMPLISLAMLVGLMAMAALPPLNGFAGEWVIYQSFFKMSTGDLFIGRLLGPLLAVGLAITGALAVMCMAKVYGVTFLGAPRTKEAENATCAPWLMTLSVVLAAVFCLVGGIAAPWLLPLVSGAFPVQAQVSSVVSQPMIALLLIACPLLPFLLMIFFKGDRLAARSRGAAWVCGYDHEQSMVVTAHGFAMPVKEAFAPLLKLRHWLNPVRLVPGWQSTSAPALLRGIALVELAVLVVIVISRGA, encoded by the coding sequence ATGAGTGTAATTGGATTAGTCAATCAGGCGGTGACGTGGTATGCCGTCAGCGCCGTGCTGGCCCTGGTGTTTGCCATGCGCAAACCGCTCAGCGGCGCCATTGCCGGGATCGGCGGCGCGGTGGCCAGCGCTATGCTGGTGGTCGCCGGCGGCGCCGCGCTGCTGATGCCGGATCGGATCCACGGCGGCATGCTGCAGTTTTTGCATCTGACGATGCGGGTGGGGGGCGTCAACGCTCTGTGGCTGCTGGCCATCGGCCTGTCGGCGCTGCCGGTATCGCTGTTTAATATTAGCTGGCATCGCCATCCGCAGGTGAAGGTCAACGGTCTGTTAGTCAACCTGCTGCTGGCCGCCGCGACCTGCGCGGTGGTGGTGACTAACATCGGTTCGCTGGTGGTAATGGCGGAGATCATGGCGCTCTGTGCGGCGTTTCTCACCGGCTGTGCCGCCTCCGGCAAACTGTGGTTTGCGCTGGGCCGGCTCGGCACGTTGCTGATGGCCTGGACCTGCTGGCTGGTGTGGTCGAACTACGGCACGCTTGAGCTGGCGCAGATCAATCTCCAGGCAGTGGATATGATGCAGAACCCGCTGCTGTGGCTGCCGGGTCTGGTGGGGTTCGCCCTGCTGGCCGGAGCGATCCCGCTGCACGGCTGGGCGCCGCAGGCTCACGCCGGGGCCAGCGCGCCGGCCGCCGCGCTGTTTTCCACCGTGGTGATGAAAGTCGGTCTGTACGGCATGTTGACCGTTTCGCTGGCCGGCGGCGTGCCGCCGCTGTGGTGGGGCGTTATGCTGCTGGTGCTGGGGATGATCACCGCCTTTATCGGCGGACTGTATGCGCTGATGGAGCATAACATTCAGCGCCTGCTCGCCTATCACACCCTGGAGAATATCGGCATTATCCTGCTGGGTCTGGGCGCCTTCGTCACCGGCGTGGCGACCAGCAACACCACGCTGATGGTGCTGGGTTTTATCGGCGGTATGTATCACCTGATCAACCACAGCCTGTTCAAAACCACGCTATTTCTTGGCGCCGGGGCGGTGTGGTTCCGTACCGGCCATCGTGATATCGAGAAGCTGGGCGGCATCGGTAAAAAAATGCCGCTGATCTCCCTCGCCATGCTGGTGGGGCTGATGGCGATGGCGGCTCTGCCGCCGCTGAACGGCTTCGCCGGCGAGTGGGTTATCTATCAATCCTTCTTCAAAATGAGCACCGGCGACCTGTTTATTGGCCGTCTGCTGGGCCCGCTGCTGGCCGTCGGCCTGGCGATCACTGGCGCACTGGCGGTGATGTGTATGGCGAAAGTCTACGGGGTCACCTTCCTCGGCGCGCCGCGGACGAAAGAGGCGGAAAACGCCACCTGCGCTCCCTGGCTGATGACCCTGAGCGTGGTGCTGGCGGCGGTTTTCTGCCTCGTTGGCGGTATTGCCGCGCCGTGGCTGCTGCCGCTGGTAAGCGGCGCCTTCCCGGTACAGGCTCAGGTATCGAGCGTGGTGTCGCAGCCGATGATTGCCCTGCTGCTTATCGCCTGCCCGCTGCTGCCGTTCCTGCTGATGATCTTCTTTAAAGGCGATCGCCTGGCGGCGCGCTCGCGCGGCGCGGCCTGGGTCTGCGGTTACGACCACGAACAGTCGATGGTGGTGACCGCCCACGGCTTTGCCATGCCGGTGAAAGAGGCCTTTGCGCCGCTGCTGAAACTGCGCCACTGGCTGAACCCGGTGCGTCTGGTTCCGGGCTGGCAATCGACCTCGGCACCGGCGCTGCTGCGCGGTATCGCGCTGGTTGAGCTGGCGGTGCTGGTGGTGATTGTCATTTCGCGAGGAGCCTGA